Proteins from a single region of Carassius carassius chromosome 25, fCarCar2.1, whole genome shotgun sequence:
- the LOC132104251 gene encoding cartilage-associated protein-like: MASSSHCLRFAFLVFVFTSCVLAQYEKYNFRSFPRHELMPLDSAYRHALDQYSEEKWPESVEFLEMSLRLYRLLRDSEAFCNLNCSTVRLDDETRFRDFPELHAFGNVMKRAQCLKRCKQGLPAFRQTLPSRETIEEFEKREPYKYLQFAYFKSDQLAKAVSAAYTFLLKHPDDEMMQRNMNYYKSLPGADEHMKDLETKSYETLFIRAVRAYNGDNFRTSVSDMELALRDFFKVYDECIAASEGSRQIKDFKDFYPSIADHYTEVLERKVRCESELTPVVGGFVVEKFVATMYHYLQFAYYKLNDLKNAVPCVASYMLFDPSDEVMKNNVDYYRYHREKFGLTDEDFFPRAEAVRYYNQTTLQLQMLEFAKQKFLPDDEGEVVEFLDEYLNAEDE; the protein is encoded by the exons ATGGCCTCCTCCTCGCACTGCCTCAGGTTTGCATTTCTTGTATTCGTTTTTACTTCTTGTGTCCTTGCGCAGTATGAGAAATACAACTTTCGCAGTTTCCCACGGCACGAGCTAATGCCCCTGGACTCGGCGTACCGACACGCTTTAGACCAGTACAGTGAGGAGAAGTGGCCCGAGAGCGTGGAGTTTCTGGAGATGAGTCTCCGGCTGTACCGGCTGCTCAGGGACAGCGAGGCCTTCTGTAACCTCAACTGCAGCACGGTGCGCCTCGACGACGAGACGCGCTTCAGAGACTTCCCCGAGCTGCACGCCTTCGGTAACGTGATGAAGCGAGCTCAGTGTCTGAAGCGGTGCAAGCAGGGCTTACCTGCCTTCAGACAGACGCTTCCCAGCCGGGAAACCATCGAGGAGTTTGAGAAACGGGAGCCCTATAAGtacctgcagtttgcttacttcAAA AGTGATCAGCTGGCCAAAGCTGTTTCTGCAGCATACACATTTCTTCTGAAGCACCCTGATGATGAGATGATGCAGAGGAACATGAACTATTACAAGAGTTTACCTGGAGCTGATGAACATATGAAAGACCTGGAGACCAAGTCATATGAG ACATTGTTCATTCGGGCCGTGCGGGCATACAATGGTGATAACTTCAGAACGTCAGTGTCAGATATGGAGTTGGCACTGAGAGACTTTTTCAAGGTGTATGATGAGTGCATCGCAGCATCAGAGGGATCCAGACAGATCAAAGACTTCAAAGACTTTTACCCGTCCATCGCAG ATCATTACACAGAGGTTCTAGAGAGGAAGGTTCGCTGTGAGAGCGAGCTCACGCCGGTTGTCGGTGGATTTGTTGTTGAGAAATTTGTGGCAACCATGTACCACTACCTCCAGTTTGCTTATTATAAAT TGAATGATCTGAAGAACGCTGTGCCATGTGTGGCCAGCTACATGCTCTTTGATCCCAGTGATGAGGTGATGAAGAATAATGTGGATTATTATCGGTACCACAGAGAAAAATTCGGCCTCACTGATGAGGATTTCTTCCCTAGAGCG GAAGCAGTACGGTACTACAATCAAACGACACTACAGCTGCAGATGCTAGAATTCGCCAAACAGAAGTTTCTGCCAGATGATGAG GGTGAAGTCGTAGAGTTTCTTGATGAATATCTTAATGCTGAAGATGAATAG